The proteins below come from a single Streptomyces tubercidicus genomic window:
- a CDS encoding ALF repeat-containing protein: protein MAGLLGSGPAAAADTNDDDLHFMRERVVDYWTDGGPGVKEAAEQALLGKDEDLETFLDQRDGIEFVDDYVDASRIFNAGGPAVREAAKTALKSSTSEHPEALRAFLKDGWKAPLEEDQQVEVSRVINFGGNGVKDAGKAALKGTPEDRAKFLAEGQYTARETDNEVEVSQLVNSGGPAVKAAGKVALKGTPDDIAEFLEVGQFVARNRDQEHATIAQLTEQATLAGKRAKDATEKAQVASTRAIEASDLAKEAARKAARETNAAKNDSQRAAVKAKQAADAARAAAAASQTAISAANAANRSARIAAFAAAQTAAAAANAADAANDAYNASIAAAYDAGRAGEARDMAKKARAAATLARTSAQAAKQAGAASLAAGAAAKASRSANSNANAAADAADEANTYAEAAGVHSSEARAAAAETRRHANEADRAADAAEALAGKAANAADEAREAADSAATHADNAAAAAEEAAKHAGESAKAAEQAKKHADAAKRAADAAESAAATAKKVFGIAREAEAEDLTTRTAAAIERARSHAAQTASVTATSAAGLVESRSLDTTAAELAAEADKPEADTKAIAQKGRVLALKALKIRGPWHQEAAARALSGLDDEVLEYLRTGWKQAAQDEIREQVSQLSTQSPYEVVRKGAEEALKGSDQQVSDFYTTGQYDVAATDYAVRVSQINNAGGPGVKEASKAALANGKGKVLAAFVSNGQYAALNSDEQVIASKLVNDGGPEMKAAAKIALAGPADELHDFVQVGQYMADRKDKLASTHIAQMQRLIAEASAWRPRPGTTAGRRQNPPPRPSTPRTTPPRPQTGRRSPPTSPNSTPPTPTSPPPAQKAAPPRQPSPPKPHAAPPTPPTTMPPTPKAPQPRQSSPPTMLALRLIWPTPLLMTPGLQHSTPARALRKPTPSPPRHGRR, encoded by the coding sequence GTGGCTGGACTCCTGGGATCGGGGCCTGCCGCCGCTGCGGACACGAACGACGACGACCTGCATTTCATGCGTGAGCGAGTTGTCGACTACTGGACAGATGGCGGTCCTGGGGTCAAGGAAGCTGCTGAGCAGGCACTTCTTGGTAAGGATGAAGATCTTGAGACGTTCCTTGACCAGAGGGACGGTATCGAGTTCGTCGACGACTATGTCGATGCGAGCCGGATCTTCAACGCCGGTGGTCCTGCGGTACGCGAGGCGGCCAAAACGGCCTTGAAGAGCAGCACTTCGGAGCACCCCGAGGCGCTGCGGGCGTTTTTGAAGGATGGCTGGAAGGCTCCGCTGGAGGAGGACCAGCAGGTCGAGGTCTCCCGGGTCATCAACTTCGGGGGCAACGGGGTCAAGGACGCCGGCAAGGCAGCGTTGAAGGGCACCCCGGAAGACCGGGCGAAGTTCCTCGCGGAGGGGCAGTACACGGCGCGCGAGACGGACAACGAGGTCGAGGTCTCGCAGCTCGTCAACTCGGGCGGCCCGGCGGTCAAGGCAGCCGGCAAGGTCGCGCTCAAGGGCACGCCCGACGACATCGCCGAGTTCCTCGAGGTGGGGCAGTTCGTCGCCCGGAATCGCGACCAGGAACATGCCACCATCGCCCAGCTGACCGAGCAGGCCACCCTGGCCGGCAAGCGGGCCAAGGACGCGACCGAGAAGGCGCAGGTAGCCTCCACGCGTGCGATCGAGGCGTCGGATCTCGCCAAGGAAGCCGCGCGGAAGGCGGCACGGGAGACCAACGCCGCCAAGAACGACTCCCAGCGGGCGGCGGTCAAGGCCAAGCAGGCCGCCGATGCGGCGCGTGCTGCTGCTGCCGCGTCGCAGACGGCCATCAGCGCGGCCAACGCCGCCAACCGCTCGGCCCGCATTGCCGCTTTCGCAGCGGCGCAGACCGCCGCGGCGGCCGCCAATGCCGCTGATGCGGCCAACGACGCCTACAACGCCTCGATCGCGGCCGCGTACGACGCGGGCCGGGCGGGCGAAGCCAGGGACATGGCGAAGAAGGCCCGCGCAGCGGCCACCCTCGCTCGGACCTCCGCACAGGCGGCCAAGCAGGCCGGCGCTGCCTCGCTGGCCGCAGGCGCCGCCGCAAAGGCCTCCCGCAGCGCCAACAGCAACGCCAACGCCGCGGCGGACGCTGCCGATGAGGCCAACACCTACGCCGAGGCCGCGGGCGTCCATTCCAGCGAGGCCAGGGCGGCCGCCGCGGAGACCCGCCGTCACGCCAATGAGGCCGACCGCGCAGCCGACGCCGCCGAGGCCCTGGCCGGCAAGGCCGCCAACGCCGCCGACGAAGCACGTGAGGCCGCGGACTCCGCCGCCACGCATGCCGACAACGCCGCCGCGGCCGCGGAAGAGGCCGCCAAGCACGCCGGTGAATCAGCGAAGGCGGCCGAACAGGCGAAGAAACACGCAGATGCGGCGAAGAGGGCCGCAGATGCTGCCGAGTCTGCGGCGGCGACCGCCAAGAAGGTCTTCGGTATCGCCCGTGAGGCCGAGGCGGAGGACCTGACCACCCGCACCGCTGCCGCCATCGAACGCGCCCGGTCCCACGCGGCACAGACCGCCTCGGTCACTGCGACCTCTGCCGCGGGTCTGGTGGAGTCCCGTTCCCTGGACACCACGGCGGCCGAACTGGCTGCCGAGGCCGACAAGCCCGAGGCCGATACCAAGGCCATCGCACAAAAGGGCCGCGTCCTCGCTCTCAAGGCCCTGAAGATCCGTGGTCCCTGGCACCAGGAGGCCGCCGCCAGAGCCCTGTCCGGGCTGGACGACGAGGTCCTGGAGTACCTGCGCACGGGGTGGAAGCAGGCCGCTCAGGACGAGATCCGCGAGCAGGTCTCCCAGCTCAGCACGCAAAGCCCCTACGAGGTCGTGCGCAAGGGTGCTGAGGAGGCGCTCAAGGGCTCCGATCAGCAGGTCAGCGACTTCTACACGACCGGTCAGTACGACGTGGCCGCCACCGACTACGCCGTGCGCGTCTCACAGATCAACAACGCCGGCGGCCCCGGCGTGAAGGAGGCGTCCAAGGCCGCACTGGCCAACGGCAAGGGCAAGGTGCTCGCGGCGTTCGTCAGCAACGGCCAGTATGCGGCGCTGAACTCCGACGAGCAGGTCATCGCCTCCAAGCTCGTCAACGACGGCGGCCCGGAGATGAAGGCCGCGGCCAAAATCGCCCTGGCCGGCCCCGCTGACGAGCTCCACGACTTCGTTCAGGTCGGCCAGTACATGGCCGACCGCAAGGACAAGCTCGCCAGTACCCACATCGCCCAGATGCAGCGGCTGATCGCCGAAGCATCCGCGTGGCGGCCAAGGCCCGGCACAACAGCTGGAAGGCGGCAGAATCCGCCGCCAAGGCCGTCGACGCCAAGGACGACGCCGCCAAGGCCGCAAACGGGGCGAAGAAGTCCGCCAACCTCGCCAAACAGTACGCCGCCGACGCCGACAAGTCCGCCACCAGCGCAGAAGGCAGCGCCGCCGAGGCAGCCAAGTCCGCCAAAACCGCACGCAGCGCCGCCAACGCCGCCGACCACGATGCCGCCGACGCCGAAAGCTCCGCAGCCCAGGCAGAGTTCTCCGCCGACTATGCTCGCACTTCGGCTTATCTGGCCGACTCCGCTTCTGATGACGCCCGGTTTGCAGCACTCGACGCCGGCAAGAGCGCTAAGGAAGCCAACGCCCTCGCCACCCAGGCATGGACGGAGGTGA